A single genomic interval of Camelina sativa cultivar DH55 chromosome 11, Cs, whole genome shotgun sequence harbors:
- the LOC104723422 gene encoding uncharacterized protein DDB_G0284459-like — protein sequence MVEARSSKKPTQLGNKEEHNPTKFYSRFILKALILTVLCAVVPVFLSQTPELANQTRLLELLHLIFVGIAVSYGLFSSRRNYDGGGGLSNSDHNKDDHHHNNNSHSYVPKILEVSSVFNVGHESESEPSDDSSGDHRKFQTWKNKYHMKIHEVETRFVDRVSSEIRDKPLLLPVRSLNYSRVPDSSGDNSGRWDKVRSKRKILKTLGDDNGDVLPSPIPWSSRSSSSSKEIESLPSIKNLTTVESQPLIKNLTPSSSLSSPRKSNPVPNLASPPPPPPPLPPLPAFYNSSSRKVQPGIYRVERRESVHKTKYGGGGEFHRPPPPPPPPPPPPPVEYYKSPPTKFRLSSERRKSSEQKMRRKSPKKVWWSDPVVASKEQDTKKNDQRSYLGSKADEEFENEEHRRRENEIHNDEVEKKIVEEEGVCESNNVSDVDKKADEFIAKFREQIRLQRIESIKRSANKISASR from the coding sequence ATGGTGGAAGCAAGAAGCTCGAAGAAACCAACCCAATTGGGTAATAAAGAAGAACATAACCCTACAAAATTCTACTCTCGGTTCATCCTCAAAGCTCTTATCCTCACCGTTCTCTGCGCCGTCGTACCTGTCTTCCTCTCTCAGACGCCAGAGCTCGCTAACCAAACAAGACTCCTCGAGCTTCTCCACCTTATTTTCGTCGGCATCGCCGTCTCCTACGGCCTCTTCAGCAGCCGCCGTAACTacgacggaggaggaggattaaGCAATAGTGATCACAACaaagatgatcatcatcataacaACAATTCGCACTCCTATGTCCCTAAGATTCTTGAAGTATCCTCTGTTTTTAACGTTGGTCACGAGAGTGAATCTGAACCGTCCGATGATTCTTCCGGCGATCACCGTAAGTTTCAGACATGGAAGAACAAGTACCACATGAAAATCCACGAGGTTGAGACTCGTTTCGTAGATCGAGTTAGTTCAGAGATCAGAGACAAACCTCTGCTTTTACCTGTTCGGAGCTTGAACTATTCTCGTGTTCCTGATTCCTCCGGAGATAACTCCGGTCGATGGGATAAAGTGAGATccaaaagaaagattttgaagACTCTCGGTGATGATAACGGTGATGTGCTTCCTTCTCCGATTCCATGGAgctcaagatcatcatcatcgtcaaagGAGATTGAATCACTACCGTCCATTAAGAATCTGACTACAGTTGAATCACAGCCGTTGATCAAGAATCTgacaccatcttcttctctctcttctccaagAAAATCGAATCCTGTACCTAATCTTGCATCTCCGCCACCTCCGCCTCCGCCTCTACCGCCGCTACCGGCTTTTTATAACTCATCGTCGAGAAAGGTTCAACCGGGAATTTACAGGGTTGAGCGGAGGGAATCAGTTCACAAGACCAAATATGGAGGCGGAGGTGAGTTTCATCGTCCTCCGCCAcctccaccacctccaccaccaccacctccggtgGAGTATTACAAGTCACCTCCCACGAAATTCAGATTAAGTAGCGAACGGAGAAAGTCGTCGGagcaaaagatgagaagaaaatCTCCTAAAAAAGTGTGGTGGTCTGATCCAGTCGTGGCATCCAAGGAACAAGACACGAAGAAGAATGATCAAAGAAGTTACTTGGGAAGCAAGGCAGACGAAGAATTCGAGAATGAAGAgcatagaagaagagaaaatgaaatCCACAACGACGAGGTTGAGAAGAAGATAGTAGAGGAAGAAGGAGTTTGTGAGAGCAACAATGTCAGTGACGTAGACAAGAAGGCAGATGAGTTCATTGCAAAGTTCAGAGAACAGATTAGGTTACAGAGAATCGAGTCTATCAAGAGATCTGCTAATAAGATCTCTGCTTCGAGGTAG